A region from the Plasmodium berghei ANKA genome assembly, chromosome: 9 genome encodes:
- a CDS encoding AP2 domain transcription factor, putative, producing MFTLRSSSNTNKKLIQADEKEKGENTNYEKITYTEESLSKIDNYAKYSDQQNNNYPISRTTTPHLINIESIESVNGRSFNNIAKAVTLSNDDENFKQITESDECNNEEHPNKDITKVLNRKYDNINDSASFESIKMEALEKRQNNENKDNFNNDDNDDKYYLNIKKNLENEQLKEGTEDDENGSIYVPDEKNIYMKSRINKKSHFSENVNNSKNINNPIGNGKVVNDMINNTTNSANTSEHSDHSDIHNNESSNNNSNDNVCEHEDRIVYLKKLRYEENSKENFDENYANPNEDCGYDKKKDKYEKFVFQEKESGNNMGNDDIDNINNDDNENNIKLKEYLIKGIMSKKTNAENGSINQNKALALMDNILNIKNNDNNDSGLNFSLRKCYNDERKDLIDKYTYSMMGYNNNNNMSCNDVNNYNGNMNNKIHCNNNHRDHNNCDHHRCFVDNNISMKESINKNEYIKKVKVICLSYLRILKRLITAWSETNKSFEYHFINILNNVEPNNLEIYLCCFSNIKICSIKSIFMYSLIECIEELEIIKHFKMLQNKEDISSDKDHNASSTTNAILDKTELHKRIIEEVEKKLTKEIVDEMHELALRNPYFSTSYYLNSQNNTDEKSSTILSLYNSGYKNNIQSFNDSTHGFDDFKKGKDLLHCNHNSDNNYGGVRNSCGCNHDNLNNYGCADSLPTNYANNLLYNYLNNNNGNNKNGLLNNHQHNNRNGHSSLSNVNNNYNSSSNVSNSKTKKNNYSNQNILNKLNVSIDYNSFNDYNNNYIQEAEKVVEKYKNFNKMNSKDSDNMYSACSYSTGATDFNNHNGNNNINTIKHFKMLLSEYANMCKNEKMRPKDTDINPIDLNILKSFYSRLNTSGSLEEKDHHHDRSNEDIYVKDIKGYFENKHKIEYDRNTDLNKYMDDCRFTEDSNYNERDNYVKFDKDQGETNGNENNYSFLSNIIQNMLSKKRKQDYLYPSSKVNNINNDNNSYNDLNYLLRNSNVLKKLKLNFIENKKDNGYNNKNGNGNNNMNADNINNNGKDFLRKKDMNDIGVNDNINNGGHGYNSRKNSSYKNNALNNVKSYKDLLNLSQESLNKKGNNELSGFKNGSEYISSNALYDFIMSTNNSSNLLENSLQHGNIINNINNNNGNNNNSNNLNGVGYRYNYNAKKNNNYDYNTDYNSKISVDGSELSLSNNDNNDLIMSIGGGRSENINGEGENGNSYKTRRLDMNKNVSSGNNNNFANNNGSYNNKGGKILKQSTIVSSVNNANYANGKLKYEMPAGVNPNDDKVKGVYFSKSPRGVGKWNAYFQIANNKRLFTSFSVSKYGYNEARKLSILKRTEWEKEYKHHTDLKNADAKKGKKKSNIVSNNLSKSNGKSINIKGGKNSNSDDSIRYTKDGKLIDEDLLYSNDDEDDDTACLMNSKLTNSMGKGLIGDSEKKMNKSNHMDINNKGNNGVDNMLDRDNYLRVDSDNINFFIDNDKNDDAFNTIDLIRSSLSVENNGNNHNSPSKNAINYPSNSLIMNSYNNNIMDAKQSLNASRILSNSLGFSNKGYDE from the exons ATGTTTACATTAAGGTCTAGTTCTAATaccaataaaaaattaatccAAGCGGATGAGAAAGAAAAAGGcgaaaatacaaattatgaaaaaatcaCATATACTGAGGAATCCTTAAGTAAAATTGATAATTATGCAAAATATTCAGAccaacaaaataataactaTCCAATTAGTAGAACAACAACTCCACACCTTATTAATATTGAGAGTATAGAAAGTGTTAATGGTAGATCATTTAATAACATTGCAAAGGCAGTTACACTTTCAAATGATGATGAAAACtttaaacaaataactGAAAGTGATGAATGTAATAATGAAGAACATCCAAATAAAGACATCACAAAAGTGttaaatagaaaatatgataaCATTAATGACAGTGCTAGTTTTGAatcaataaaaatggaagcGCTTgaaaaaagacaaaataatgaaaacaaaGATAATTTCAATAACGATgataatgatgataaatattatttaaatattaaaaaaaatcttGAAAATGAACAATTAAAAGAAGGAACAGAAGATGACGAAAACGGGTCTATATATGTCCCtgacgaaaaaaatatatatatgaaatcaagaattaataaaaaatcgcATTTTAGTGAAAATGTgaataatagtaaaaatattaacaatcCAATAGGGAATGGAAAAGTTGTTAATGATATGATTAACAACACTACAAATAGTGCTAATACTAGCGAACACAGTGATCATAGTGATATTCATAATAACGAAagtagtaataataatagtaacgATAATGTTTGTGAACATGAAGATAGAAtagtttatttaaaaaaattacgttatgaagaaaattctaaagaaaattttgatgaaaattatgCAAATCCTAATGAGGATTGTggatatgataaaaaaaaagataaatatgaaaaatttgtatttcaAGAAAAGGAATCTGGAAATAATATGGGCAATGATGATatagataatataaataatgatgataatgaaaataatataaaattaaaagaatatttaataaaaggaataatgtcaaaaaaaacaaatgcAGAAAATGGATcaataaatcaaaataaagcACTTGCATTGATGgataatatattgaatataaaaaataatgataataatgatagTGGATTAAATTTCTCATTAAGAAAATGTTATAATGATGAGAGAAAGGATTTAAtagataaatatacatattcaATGATgggatataataataataataatatgtcATGCAATGATGTAAATAATTACAATggaaatatgaataataaaattcattGCAATAACAACCATCGAGATCATAACAATTGCGACCATCATCGATGTTTCGTTGATAATAACATTAGTATGAAAGAATcgataaataaaaatgaatacataaaaaaagtcAAAGTAATATGCTTAAGCTATTTGAGAATTTTAAAAAGATTAATTACAGCTTGGAGTGAAACTAATAAATCATTTGaatatcattttattaatatattaaataatgttGAACCTAATaatttagaaatatatttatgctGTTTTTCTAacattaaaatatgttctataaaaagtatatttatgtattcTCTAATAGAGTGTATTGAAGAattagaaataataaaacattttaaaatgttaCAAAATAAGGAAGATATATCATCAGATAAGGATCATAACGCTAGTAGTACTACAAATGCAATACTTGATAAGACTGAATTACATAAACGAATAATAGAAGaagttgaaaaaaaattaacaaaagaAATTGTTGATGAAATGCATGAATTAGCATTAAGGAATCCATATTTTAGTACGTCCTACTATTTGAATAGTCAAAATAATACAGATGAAAAATCATCCActattttatctttatacAACAGtggatataaaaataatatacaaagTTTTAATGATAGTACTCACGGATTTGatgattttaaaaaaggaaaagaCTTATTACATTGCAATCATAATagtgataataattatggTGGTGTTAGAAACAGTTGTGGATGTAATCATGACAATTTGAACAATTATGGTTGTGCTGACTCTTTACCAACAAATTATGCTAACAAccttttatataattacttaaacaataataatggaaataacaaaaatggATTATTAAATAACCATCAGCATAATAACAGAAATGGGCATTCTAGCTTAAGCAATGTGAATAACAATTATAATTCATCTTCTAATGTTTCAAATTccaaaacaaaaaaaaacaattattcaaatcaaaatattttaaacaaattaaatgtTAGTATTGATTATAACTCTTTTAAcgattataataataattatatacaagAAGCCGAAAAAGTagttgaaaaatataaaaatttcaaTAAGATGAATTCAAAGGATAGTGATAATATGTATAGTGCATGTAGTTATTCAACTGGCGCGACTGATTTCAATAATCATAATGgcaacaataatataaataccaTTAAGCATTTTAAAATGCTTCTATCTGAGTATGCAAATATGTGCAAAAATGAGAAAATGCGTCCAAAAGACACAGATATAAACCCAATTGACCTCAACATTTTAAAATCTTTCTACTCTCGATTAAACACGTCTGGTAGTTTAGAG GAAAAGGATCATCATCATGATAGATCAAACGaagatatatatgtgaAGGACATAAAAggatattttgaaaataagcATAAAATAGAATATGATAGAAACACTGATTTAAACAAGTATATGGATGACTGTCGATTCACAGAAGATAGCAATTATAACGAAAGAGATAATTATGTGAAGTTTGATAAAGATCAAGGTGAAACAAAtggaaatgaaaataattatagcTTTTTATCAAAcattattcaaaatatgttatcgaaaaaaagaaaacaagattatttatatccTTCATCTAaggtaaataatattaataatgataataattcttACAATGATTTGAACTACTTATTACGTAATAGTAACGTTTTAAAGAAacttaaattaaattttatcgaaaataaaaaagataatggatataataacaaaaacgGAAATGGAAATAACAACATGAATGctgataatattaataataatggtaAAGACTTTTTAAGGAAAAAAGATATGAATGATATAGGAGtgaatgataatattaataatggTGGGCACGGTTACAATTCTCGAAAAAATAGTTCATACAAAAACAATGCTTTAAATAATGTGAAGAGTTATAAAGacttattaaatttatcacAAGAaagtttaaataaaaaaggaaataatgAGTTATCAGGATTTAAAAATGGTTCAGAATATATAAGTTCAAATGCTTTGTATGATTTTATTATGAGCACAAATAATTCGAGTAATCTTCTTGAGAATTCATTACAACATGGTAACATTATAAACAAcattaacaataataatggaaataataataactcGAACAATCTAAATGGTGTGGGATATAGATACAATTATAatgctaaaaaaaataataattatgattatAATACTGATTATAATTCGAAAATAAGTGTTGATGGATCTGAACTATCTTTAAGTAATAACGACAACAATGATCTTATTATGAGTATAGGTGGAGGTAGAtcagaaaatattaatggtGAAGGAGAAAATGGAAACAGTTATAAAACTAGAAGGTTagatatgaataaaaatgtatcttcaggtaataataataattttgccaataataatggaagttataataataaaggtggtaaaattttaaaacaatCAACTATAGTTTCCTCTGTAAATAATGCAAATTATGCAAAtggaaaattaaaatatgaaatgcCAGCGGGTGTAAATCCAAACGATGATAAAGTAAAAGGAGTATATTTTTCGAAATCACCAAGAGGCGTAGGTAAATGGAATGCTTACTTTCAAATAGCTAACAATAAAAGATTATTTACAAGTTTTAGTGTAAGCAAATACGGTTATAATGAGGCAAGaaaattatcaatattaaaaagaaCTGAATGggaaaaagaatataaacATCATactgatttaaaaaatgcagatgctaaaaaaggaaagaaaaaaagtaatattgtttctaataatttatcaaaaagTAATGGAAAaagtattaatattaaaggaggaaaaaattcaaatagCGATGATTCTATTCGTTATACTAAAGATGGGAAATTAATCGATGAGGATTTGCTATATTCAAATGACGATGAAGATGACGACACTGCATGTTTAATGAATAGTAAATTAACTAATTCTATGGGAAAAGGATTAATAGGTGatagtgaaaaaaaaatgaataaatcaAATCATATGGACATTAATAATAAGGGGAATAATGGAGTTGATAACATGTTAGATAGAgataattatttaagaGTAGATagtgataatataaatttttttattgacAACGATAAGAATGATGATGCCTTTAATACAATTGATTTAATCAGATCAAGCTTAAGTGTAGaaaataatggaaataatCATAATAGTCCATCAAAAAACGCAATAAACTATCCTTCTAATTCGTTAATTATGAATTCgtataataacaatattatGGATGCCAAACAATCATTAAATGCTTCTAGGATTTTATCAAACTCATTAGGATTCTCAAATAA ggGATATGATGAATAA
- a CDS encoding pescadillo homolog, putative codes for MHIHKLKAKIKKKNQEKYLTKKKIQKKLFLNESEFRRLCIFKGIYPKDYKDIPLKLRNKFYKNKVYYTRNDYKKLSNEKIIQDFRKIKTSLKRYKKYKLALEDNERCKNIIKNFPKYKLDHIIKERFPILVYAVEQLNDALTAIIAYSFLPSNENIGIKNNLINQSIILRNQFHYYAYKTNKIKKGFISVKGYYLQAEILQKKITWLIPHIFTPYFDKSIDFKIITNFIEYYVTLLRFILYKLYRLDGLDFPPKEYIDLKNEKLNHLSYDKNFITKEISNELETKEFTENNIIEQNTIEENEIKTKKNETENFEQNNQENEIDKPSISSEKEKKNTIEMKQIEHDIINNDNTKSVKNLFKNHIFYIHSNMPFDVLSIIILSCGGTICWNSLYSPYKYEDKSITHEILEVSEENKNMDIQHSNKINNINEYTYKRSFIQPQYIFDCLNSNMILSCEDYNINKTLPVHLSPFIDDDNYKDLVKKDEYTINKMLSEDPQYNKNIQKNKISSENKYNSYNDNENDMSEDEYNNAIRQKLRNDALNNQMEVENENNYNPQNSIKQENDLLNVKKINNQENIKRNKLALSKKKRKLYNKIEQAENRQKLTIEKFIKKSKNKKSSK; via the coding sequence atgcatattcataaattaaaagctaagataaaaaagaaaaatcaGGAAAAATACctgacaaaaaaaaaaatacaaaaaaaactgTTTTTAAACGAATCCGAATTTCGAAGACTTTGCATATTTAAAGGTATATATCCAAAAGATTATAAAGATATACCATTAAAATTgagaaataaattttataaaaataaagtatatTACACAAGAaatgattataaaaaattaagtaatgaaaaaattatacaagattttcgaaaaataaaaactagtttaaaaagatataaaaaatataaactaGCATTAGAAGACAATGAAagatgtaaaaatattattaaaaattttccaaaatataaattagatcatataattaaagAAAGATTTCCTATACTAGTATATGCAGTTGAACAATTGAACGATGCGTTAACTGCTATAATTGCTTATTCATTTTTGCCatcaaatgaaaatataggaattaaaaataatttaattaatcaaagtataatattaaGAAATCAGTTTCATTATTATGCctataaaacaaataaaattaaaaagggTTTTATAAGTGTAAAAGGGTATTATTTACAAGCAgaaattttacaaaaaaaaattacttGGCTCATACCTCATATATTTACTccatattttgataaatctattgattttaaaatcataacaaattttatagaaTATTATGTAACTCTTTTAAGATTCATTCTATACAAATTGTATAGGTTGGATGGTTTGGATTTTCCTccaaaagaatatatagaccttaaaaatgaaaaactAAACCATTTGtcttatgataaaaattttatcacAAAAGAGATTTCCAACGAATTAGAAACTAAAGAGTTtacagaaaataatataatagaaCAAAACACAATCGAAGAAAATGAGataaaaacgaaaaaaaatgaaacagAAAACtttgaacaaaataatcaagaaaatgaaatagaTAAACCCTCTATAAGTagtgaaaaagaaaaaaaaaacacaattgaaatgaaacaaatagaacatgatattattaacaaTGATAATACTAAAAGTGTTAAAAatctttttaaaaatcatattttttatatacatagtAATATGCCTTTTGATGTTTTGtcaattattatattatcatgCGGTGGAACCATTTGTTGGAACTCTTTATATTCtccatataaatatgaagaCAAAAGTATAACACATGAAATATTAGAAGTTagtgaagaaaataaaaatatggataTTCAACAttctaataaaataaacaatataaatgaatatacatataaaagaaGTTTTATACAAccacaatatatatttgacTGCTTAAATTCAAACATGATATTATCTTGTGAagattataatattaataaaacgCTACCTGTGCATTTATCACCTTTTATTGATgatgataattataaagatttagtaaaaaaagatgagtatactataaataaaatgttaagTGAAGATCCacaatataacaaaaatattcaaaaaaataaaataagctcagaaaataaatacaatagTTATAATGacaatgaaaatgatatgtCAGAagatgaatataataatgctATTCGACAAAAATTGCGGAATGATGCATTAAATAATCAAATGGAAGTGGAAaacgaaaataattataatccTCAAAATAGCATAAAACAAGaaaatgatttattaaatgtaaaaaaaataaataatcaaGAAAACATAAAACGAAATAAACTTGCTTTGAGCAAAAAGAAGAGaaaattgtataataaaattgaacaGGCAGAAAACAGACAAAAATTAACTAtagaaaaatttataaaaaaaagcaaaaataaaaaatcgtCAAAGtaa